In Motacilla alba alba isolate MOTALB_02 chromosome 17, Motacilla_alba_V1.0_pri, whole genome shotgun sequence, the DNA window gcctgcccttcccaggagcCCTGCAGGTTCCACTTCTCAATCAGGTGATGCTGAGGCTCAGTACCTGAacccttctcctcttcccaggcCTGAGACAGGTGCTGCCCATCTGCCAGAGCTCCTCTGTGCAGTGACAGCCACTTGtttgcagcacaggcagaactTTTTGTGCCTGGCTGTGTATTTGGTCAGTCCCTCTCCAAATCCTGGTGCTTTCCAACCACTCAAAAATTCATTTCTTAATATCCAAGAGGGGCAATTTTCTCCTAAGTGAGATGTTAGAATGAAACAGTCCTCAGACCTTCCATCCATCACCCCCAGCAGTTCAGCAATGCCCAGCAGCAATTCTGCCTCAGTTCCTTTCAGACCATCTCCCTCACCTTGGCTCCCTAATCAGGGTGATCTCTCTTCCTGCTGAAGAGGGTGGCACATACTGAGGCCAGGGAGTGCACTGGGGTAACTACAAGAAAAGGTCATATTGGCAGGAAGATGGTAAACGTCTGGAGGAACATGGAATGaaccccagcacagcaatgctgcagctgtgcacaTCTGGAACGGTTCTGACCTTTCCAGGTTCCAGAGTTTGACAGAGCCATCAGCTGCACACGAGGCCAGGCTCACGTCCTTCTTGTCCAGGGACACCGTGGCCTTGGGGTGGAACACGATTGCCCCCACATTGGTGCTGTGTCCTGAAGGGCAAGAAAAGCCAAGATTCAGAATCTGCCACAGGATCCTGCCCAGttcttcagaaaagcagcatttccttggTGAGAGAGGTGCCAGCGAACACTTCACCGAGTCCTCAGTGCTGGGTGACATTGTCCTGTCACCCCCAGCCAAACTTCACTTCCAGAGCACCCAAAATGAAGGTTCGGAACCCTCAAAAATTCCACATATGAATCAAAGGATTTGTCCTCACATCTGTATTTAGTCCAAGTTACCACTACTCAAAGAAGCTCACTGTTGTCAAGAGACCCgcccaaaactgctgctgtttgtaaCTCAAGTAACTCAAACCATGTTtggaaaccaaaccaaattgTTCAGAAATAGAAAGAACAAACTTGGAGCTGAGGTTTGAGCTAAAGGCCAGGTCTCCCTTCTCATTATATCACACATTCCCCTGCTCCCAAGCCAAGGGATGCTCTCAGTAAGAGAGAAATCTGCCTGAAGACAACATTTTAAACCACCAAGTAATTCAGATGTAGGAGCTCAGCACAGAGaggaacaaaagaaacaaaagcctCAGTGAGAGCCCCTCGCTACCTCGTAAGGTGTGAACCAGGTTGCAGTCAGGCACAGACCAGAGCTTGCACAGCCCACTCCTGTGGAAGACAAGGAATGGATGTCAGCAGAGAAGAACATCAAGGAACAGATCAATGTTCTTGTTCAACCAGCTCAGATCAATGAATCTCTGCTCAGCTCTAAAATGAGGTGAtgagagctcagagcagcatctcATGATTCCCAAGCCTTCAAAACCATTCCTGTGCTCTCCCGGCCCCCAAAGCAGGTGCTGCCAAGGCAGTCTCACCAGCAGGCCGTGGCCAGCAGTTTGGAGTTGGGGCTGAAGTGGCAGTAGGACAGCGGGCGATCGTCCCCAATCTGACTGCAGAAGTTATTCAAGGACTgtaagaaatacaaagaaaatcaTCAATAAATGACTGGAGtacagccagcccagagctaTCCCCAGCCAAAGCCTGAGGTGGGGGAGGCAAATGTgcccaggaggaggcagaggccCTTGGAAAGCCACTTTCAAAGGGGGATGCTGCCTCAGAGCCactccagctccaggcaggagggCCAGGGCAAGCCTGGCCCAggtggcccagcacagcctgggggcacagctcagccccccGGGCCACCCATGGTATGtgccctccagccccagagctctgcagctgcagctctgacacagagctggctggagtTTGGCATCTTTCCATAACTCATCCAAAGAATCGAACCAGACAGACGGGACAGAGGGGAGAAGCAAATCCTCTGGAGTAAACAGGATTAGGGGGGCAGCACACGCTCTGCCTGAGCCTCTCTGTTTGGTTAAGCTGGGAATCTGGCTTAGCTTGCTCAGAAAGGGCATCTCAGAGTCATCCCAACCACGTTCAGCACCCAGAGTTGGTATTTCCCTTGCATTCCCtggctccccaggcagccaaacccctgccagagccaggaATACATTCCTTTAGCCTCACAGGAGGCAAGGCAAGACAGGGATGAGTGGCAAGGCAAGACAGGGATGTCTCTGCACCCTCTGCCATGCACAGGGACAAATTACATCTCCCTGGAGCACTCTGAAGGAGTCAGAATATGCTTCAGAGacacagggaaagaaaggaaaagcagaacctCCCAAGATTGCAGAGACTGGTGTGCATGTGGACAGCACCTCAGGCAGCTGAGTTCCTGCTGGGCTCTTTGGAGGATCAGCCAAACCTTGTGAACACGGCAGTGGAGCAGCTGCCAAACCTACCCGCAGGGAtttgtgcagctcctgcctctgggaTGTCCTGGTGGCCTCGGGAATCTCCTTGAGCAGCCGGGCCTCCTCCAGCCGCTTCGCTGCCCTGGGGAGAGCAAAGGTGGGGTGACAACCCCCAGAACTgccccttccctgtgctggaaatgccttttccctgctcttctctggatcAAGGCCCTGCGAGCTCAAGCTCTGGGCTCACTAGACTTGCCTCCCCACTCCCTGGATTTCCCGTGCTCCCCACAGTGGGATCTGCCCTTGCATTTGacaaatgttttctctcttttctctcaccTGGGGAGGGAGTAGTTGGCCAGCCACAACCTGGCTGTTTTCAGACTGCGTGGGCCCTCGTGGTACCAGGTCTGCTGATACTgtaaaaacaggaataaaactgatggaaaagctctgctggtgctgctgcccctgtgTTCAatcccctcagctcctccctgcacctgcccccaaaccctgctgtgctctggccTCTTTTTAAGGGCCTTCTGCACAATTAAGCcccaggaaaagggatttgGAGAGATAAATCAAATTCTCTGCCCTACAGATCCAATCATGCTGCCACTTCACTCAACGTTCCAGCTGAACCCTGGCTCATCTGCATTTACTGACATGCAACtcctttcttgttttcacaTCACCCAGTAAAGAgaaagcccagagctgcagaaattatttcttacagTACAGATCAAAAATAATAAGGCAGAAGAGACTCAGAAGAgagacagaagcagaaagagTAATCAAAGGCAGAAAcagatgcagcagcaggaacatattttttttcttcccaagtgTGAAGGAAAGTAAGGGACTTGCTCCAGTAGGTAAGAGCCCACACACCTGCTCTCCTGGTTTGCacactgagagcagcacagagcagggtctGTGAGTAAAAACCACACTTGGTGCTCCTCACTGAGACCAAACATTGCCACGGATTTGCTGAAATGGGCAACACAGAAAAAGCCCGAAGGGATGACATGAGAATCCAGGGGCTGGCCAAAGCCAGGAGCCCTGGGTATATGAAAAATGGATATACCATCCCTCCCTCAGCACTGAGGGGACAGGAGACACCCTTACCTCTTCTTTGGACTTTTTGGACCTGTCATCATCTTTCCTGGTCTTTTTTAACGCATCTGTGCCGACCACCGAGAGGATGTTCCTTAACCTGGAAGGGAAGTCATGAAGCTAGACTTAGTCAGGGAATTCTCAGCTCTCCTAACAAATATCAGTGTGACATTCCCTCTGCCTTGGAGTTCTTAGAACAgaaatcccagactggtttgtggtgggagggaccctaaagcccatccagtgccatccctgccatgggcagggacacgttGCACTGTCCCAGGCTACTCCCACTGccccaatgtccaacctggccttgggcactgccagggatccaggggcagccccagctgctcggggcaccctgtgccagggcctgcccaccctgccagggaacaattcctaattcccaatatcccatccaaccctgggaagccattccctgtgtcctgtccctccatgccttgtccccagtccctctccagctcttctggagcccctttaggccctggcaagggctctgagctctctctggagccttctcctctccagactgaacagccccagctctcccagctgccctgtGGCACAGCACGGACACGGCAGGCCTCGCTGCAGCCCAACTCCCAGGAAAAGCTCAGGGATTTGCCAGGTGGCCACTCCCtgtgtgcaggcacagcacctCTCCCTGCGCTCCGCAGGGCCCTCTCCGAAGAGCGTGATGGGCTCGCCCAGGGCCCGCAGGCAGGCCTTGACCTCGGAGTCGTCCGTGGACACGTTGATCTGCCGGGCGCGCTTGCGGCGCTCGAACTCCGCCAGCACCTCGGCCTGCCGCTCGCTCATGTGGTCCTCGAGGTCAAACACCTCCCCTGGGCAGACACAGCCTGAGCACACGCAGCCAGCACGGcccaggggacagctggggaccTCTGCAGATCACCCGGAGCATCCCCTGCCCCGGCAGGGCCACCCGCAGCAGGGGACACAGGAGGGTTTGggatgtctccagagagggacacTCCAcacctccctcagctcccccagagcccctctgcccctggatccctccctcagctcccccagagcccctctgcccctggatccctccctcagcccctggatccctccctcagctcccccagagcccctctgcccctggatccctccctcagcccccggatccctccctcagcccctggatccccctctcagctcccccagagcccctctgcccctcgATCTCTCCCTcagccccccagagcccctctgccCCGGATCCCTCCAGAATGGGAAGATCCAAGCACGGAGCCGCCCACCCCTGACGGCTCTGAGGTGATGCCCAGAGAGCAAGCAGAGACATTTGGAAGTGTCACATCTGCGGGGAGGGATAACGAAGGGTGTTTGCACATCCTCACCACTGCTGATGTTGATGTTGCCAGCCTCCATGGCAGCCTTCATGCCCTCCttgcccagcagccctgcctcgCCCTTGGCCAGGCGCTCCcgctccttctcctccaggctccCGTAGAAGATGGGCGCCCGCTTGGCCGGGGGAGCCTCGGCCTCCTCGGCAGCCTTGGCcttggggggctgcagggagagccagaGGGGGCACAGAGTGTGGGGACAGAGCACACAGCaaacagcctggctgtgccaggagaacAGGCCTGGGCACCATGCAAAGACCTCCCAGAATCCCAGCCTGGTCTGGGCTGAAGGGGCATtgaagcccatccagtgccacccctgccatgtcagggacacctcccactgtcccaggctgctccgagccccgtccagcctggccgtggacactgccagggatggagcagccactgGACACTGAGGTTTTTGCTCGAGGGAAAAAGCTCAAAAGTAAAACGCCACATTAAATTACAAAAACCAGGCAGTGTTGTGTCCCTATTATTTATTATCTGCAgagatattttttgaaaaagcttTAGAACACGaagcttttcttcctcctgttgagcaccagcacaggcaggagcgATGCcatgctccagctccctccctggAACGCTGGGGAGTGAGCGGTGCCCGGCTCCCTCCCCCCGCAGAGGCGCCTCACACGAACTTCCCGGGAGAGCAACCAGGACTAGGTCAAAGTGCGGGAAAACACGGGAGGCTTCGGCTCCCTTAAACTCCGCTGTCACCGGTGCACCGTAAACCCCACACAGCAACGGCGCCGCAGCCGTGCGGGGAACCGGCCCGGAGCCGCCCCCATCTCCCGGACACTCACCTCGgggggccgggccccgccgcgcgCCACCGGTGCCCGCGCGGTGGCCATGgcgggaacgggaacgggacCAGGAACGGATAAGAAGCTCGCAAGGGGAGCGGGAACGGGAACcggggagcgggagcgggaacGGGGCGAGACTCGCGGCGCTCGGGCTACGGCGCCTCACGGCCACTTCCGGGTCGCGCAGGGCATGCCGGGAGGCGTGGCGGTCACGCTAAGGGCGGGTCGCGCAGGGCACGCCGGGAACTGCATCGCTCTCTAAGGGAGGAACACGCAGGGCACGCCGGGAGGTGGGTTGGGGGAGCGGTACGCGCAGGGCACGCCGGGAGATGCAGTCCCTCTAAGGGCGGGACGCGCGGGGCACGCCGGGAGATGCAGTGCTTTCTAAGGGCGGGACGCGCGGGGCACGCCGGGAGATGCAGTGCCCTCTAAGGGCGGGACGCGCGGGGCACGCCGGGAGATGCAGTGCCCTCTAAGGGCGGGACGCGCGGGGCACGCCGGGAGATGCAGTGCCCTCTAAGGGCGGGACGCGCGGGGCACGCCGGGAGATGCAGTGCCCTCTAAGGGCGGGACGCGCGGGGCACGCCGGGAGATGCAGTGCCCTCTAAGGGCGGGACGCGCGGGGCACGCCGGGAGATGCAGTGCCCTCTAAGGGCGGGACGCGCGGGGCACGCCGGGAGATGCAGTGCTTTCTAAGGGCGGGACGCGCGGGGCACGCCGGGAGGTGtggcggggcgggcggggcccgCTGAGGGCGGCAGCGCTCGGTCGTGCCGCGGTGCCGCCGGTCGCGATGCTCCGTCGGAAGCCGACGCGGCTGGAGCTGAAGCTGGACGACATCGAGGAGTTCGAGAGCGTCcggaaggagctggaggtgcgcgtggggccgggcgcggggagctcggcccgcccccggccctGACCGGCCCGTTCGCCCGCAGAGCCGCAGGAAGCAGCGGGACgaggcggaggcggcggcgggcggcgagGAGGCGGCGGCGATCGGAGCGCTGGGCACGGAGCACAAGAGCCGCGAGCAGCTCATCAATGACCGCATCGGGTACAAGCCGCAGCCCAAGGCCGGCGGCCGCACCGCGCACTTCGGCACCTTCGAGTTCTAACGGGGCCGCCCCGGGAGCcccggcagccccagccccgctcagCCGGgggggccgcgccgggcgggcCTCGCCGTCCCCCCTCTGAGCTGttacatttttggtttttaagttTTGTTAACATGCCCGTGAACGCCCCTTTGCCGAATGTTTTGttaaataaacacttttttttttaaataaaataataataatcccACGAGCTGCTGTAAACAGCTGCAGTGACCAGGTGGGGGTGGAAGCACCTGGACCACCCGTTCCCTGCTCCCGTGAGCAGGGGGATAAAACTCTGCGGAAGGATCCTCAGGGAAAGTGATCCGGTGATCCTAACCCAGATGGTGGAGTGGCCACCTGAACCTCCAGCCCTACCCACTGGTGGCCCCActgaggaggaggtgctggaaGCGTCTGATGAGTGTTTGGGGATAAAGgtgccacagctctgggtgccaggctctgctctgtccttTCCCGAGGCAAGCAGGAAAGAATCCCCTGTGTGTTACATCAGCCAGTCCCAAAAGCATCCCAGAGCCGCTTCCCAGCGCAGGGACTGGCTGCAGACCTGGATCACGGGCTGGCCATGTGTGTGTGGAGTGGTAGCCCAGATTCTCTGACCgagcagcttttcctctgcacTTCCCTGTTCCAcctccttccagctctgctcagtgtCACCCCAGCTGCCCTGGTTTGTCACCCCTGGAGTGGAGCTCAGGGCTGTTTGCTGCTTGGATCAAAGGCCACCAAACAGTTCCTTATGGCTGGTGTCACCTGAAAAGGCCAAGGGCAGTTGGATTTCTTCAGCAGGTGCCTGGACTTACCCTCAGCAGGTGCCTGGGCAGGGTAAGGTCAGATTTGATTTAGCAGAGCGGAAGGTGAGGCTTGGGGCAGAGCCCACTCAGGAGGAGTCTGGCACACAGTGGGGTGAGCTGAAGGAAGCAACTTAAAAACCTGAGCAGCTTCTTGGTGCTCAGGaaactctgctccctgcagcctgggcaaggagcagggcaggctgccatGGCCCCGGGCCTGCACCAGGACACCTGCAGGGAATTCAGGAGCTGGaggctctccctgcctctggccAGGGCTCTTTCCTGCCATCTTCAGCACAATGACCAGGTCTGGTTTTTCAGCATTCCTCCAAAGTGGACTTCAGTTAAATTCAGGCTTCCTGTGTTGTAGGTGCATCAAATTTCAGGTCAGGCTGGGAAAATGTACAGAACTTGCAACTTTTCCAACTGGAAAGAGCCCCAGACAGGCCTAgaaaagagctgcttttcctgtctAACGCCACATACAATGATCAAGGGTTGCTCTGCTGGCCTGGCAGTCCCAGCAGGCCCCAGCTCTGAGAGCACAACACCTCAGGAGGTTGTCACAGCTCCCTAAAACTCCTCTCCAGGGCAGGCAGATCTGGGAGGCACCAATTCCTCTTTCCATCCCTCCCCACACCTGTAAAGTGTGACTGAGCTGGAACAAAGAGACTTCTCATTGAATCCCCACGTTCCCATTGCAGCAGcttcagggagctggggaggcccaggggatgctgctcctcacccccacCCTGAACAggaacacagccctgctgcGCCCTCCGAGGGTTGCACTGAGGAACTGTTCCCAAAAACACCCCCACAGAGTAAAATGCAATCCATTTTATTGGTTAATTATGTACAGGAGATTCTTGATATTCACAGTAACATCAGACAAGTTACCGCCACAAAAAGCAAgagtaaaaacaaaactgacagTCCACTGTAAACAAAACTAGAAACCTTGCTGGATTGGGTGGGACTGGCTCCAGACAAACTCAAAAGGCACtcagagaaaagcaacaaaagccCTCTGAGGGACAGGGCCCGGAGGCTCTGAGCTCCCCCCTCAGTGACATTCTGGAGGCAAAGCCTGTGCAGAGCAAGCATCAGGGCACAGAGACAGGCACAGGGTGTCACCCCCGAGCAGAACAGCACACCCCAGCATGCTGCACGTGTGTCTTCCTTGGAGCCCTCCCCTGTCACCGGGACAGCTCTGAActcagcagaggggctggcgctgccccagagctgcccatccCGCCCAGAGGGAGCTCAGGCTTTGCTCAGGCTCTACCACAGCACGCAGCAGCCCGGCTGAGAACACACCGTGCTGGCATCTGGTGGCAGGGGGGAGGCTGGGACAGGAGAGGTCGATGGCTGCTCTGGATTGTCACACTGAACTGGGGAAGCACAGCcatggcaggaggagcagcctgggcatggcccttccccagctgtgccccaggagctcagaggagaggggacacagcctcacctgctctcctcagccACTTCCCCTCTCACCTTCTCTGGACAGCCCAGGGTGCCCAAACCTCCCCTCATgcaggctgtgggagcaggtgGGGCACCTGAGAGactcctgcccaggtgagctctgccagggcagtgtcccctccctgtgcatGCTGCAGAAAGCTGTGTGCCCTCTCTGGGGACAGCACGGGCAGGAGAGAAGCTCATTCTGGGGGAAACAATTCCAGGGGCACAGGTGGTACAAGCAGAACGAGGCAGAAAAGCTTAACAAGAACCAGACTGACACTGATGAGCCACAGCCTGATCTCCAAGTCATCCCCCAGAGAATTCAAGTCAGGCCACTTGGATACACAGAAAAGTGGCTAAAAGGTGACAGCAAGATCAGGCCAAGCAGCTTCTGTTCCAAAGAAAGATACAGCAAGAGGTATATGAGGTGACCAGTGCCACCACACAGCCACACTCCTCACTCCAGCCTGTGATTGTGATGGCAACaattccagccccttccagaAAAACCAatggcagcagtggcagtgtcACCCTGAGCTCCTTCAGGGGTCAAGCCCTGCAGTGCAAACCTCCCACATCAACCACCACATCAACCTTTTAACAACTCCAGTTCTCTCTGACAAACACTCAGATTTCCTCTCAGTTCCAGCAGGAGTGGGAAGGGATTATCCGTTTTCTCTGTCCAACCCTAACAttcctcccagctctccagagaTGGGGAGGGTGAGGTTTCCCCTCCATGACTGCCTGGAGGGCACAGCAGAGTTTCACCTTTGTGACAGGTGCAGAGAGGGCGCCAGGAGGTTCTGTCACAGACAGAGCTCCTTTCAAAGATCAGACTGGGGAAGGAAGCACTTTTCCTGTCTCTCAGCAGGAGGTGGCTAGaacttttccatgaaaataacTTTGCCTCTCTCACCCAGATGTGAATTTGCTACAGAAAGCAGCTACATAGGAACCTAAGCCTGCTTTTAACTCAGCTCCTTTTATTCTCTAGTTGCACTGTCCAGAGAAAACAAGATGTCCAAATAAACACTTGGCATCAGCCCAGGAGGGCTTTTAGAGGGTGCAATTCAAGCCCTGGTGGCAGCAGTTGTGGATTTCCTTGAAGAGGGtgggctctgtgcagggacagcagcaccagcaccgtGGAGCACCCACGGACACAGGGATGGCCGCACCCTCTGAGGCTCAGGGGCTAAAAAATCTCATTCCAAAGATCAGCTTTCCTCACACAACTGCTGCCAGAAGTCATCAGCAGCATCttcgggggaaaaaaaaaaccttctggtGTGTGCCCAGAGGCTTCATCCCAGCAGGATTCCCTGTTCTCACGGCATGTCCCAGACACCAGTCCCAGTCAAAGTGGTGCTGCTCCCAAATTCCCAGTGTCTTCTCTTCCAGCCAGTTACAGGCACAAACTGGGCAATCTGGATAGAGGGAAGACTCCAGCTTTGCACCACCTTTGCACCAccacctccagctctgcacaaCCTTTTTAATATCCAGGTGCTcaaccagggctgctccccaaGCCTGGCCTGGCaccagccaggcaggagggtGGTTCTGCCCCCTCACAGCCTGTCCTGCCTGGGCACTGGGCAGAGCCCACAGCACTGAGTTCTTCACTGTCCCCCACTGCACTGAGCACCTGCACCTCCAGCATGGGCACACTGTGATTATCAAGACAAAGAGGAGCCATCTGGGTCAGGAATACTTTTTGATTAGCCCACGCTGCTCCAAATTTCACCTGAGAAGATTGAAGGCTGCTGTAGACctgtattttccttctcctcttccctaaATCACTTCTTTACAGGAATGTGGTTGTTTCCCCTCTTCACCTCCAGCCAGGAATATCCTCCAGCCATTTTAACTTTAGTGTCAGGAAATCATTATTTAGCTCTTGCCTCATTTACATCTAGTAACCCAAAGCCTAGCTCTAGTTCCATCCAGGTGCAGCTTCACATGAAGTACCTGTGGGTTCAATGGTTTATTTGGAATCTTTTTGCCCTGTAAATAGAGAACTATTATCTGTTCCATAACTGGGAAGGGAAAGCAGCCCAACTCAAGTGTTCTCCCTGCAGGCTGAGTTAAGCTGCTGGACACATCAGATAACAACACTCATCATCTCTGGTGGGCTTGGAGGGCAAGTTCATCCAATCCCTGAAGCACACAGCTCACATCCTTGAGTCAAAGTCTTCCTTTGCCAGGACACACCTGAGCATGTCTGATGTGCAGCACCAAATCTTCCTCTGAGGCTGAGTCCTACAGCAAAAGGTGTCATTGGCCCCAAAAGCCACAATGCCAGGGCAATCTCCTCCCCTGGCATTATGtacacattgaaaaaaaatcaaaattaaaacagcCATTCACACATTATTGGCAGCTGATCTTTTCCTACTGTTCATTAAACCCTCACTGATGAGCAtgtacaatttaaaaataaaatggttttgttttctttttaaaataatttctacagTTCTGTCAGCCAACTAATTTCAATCACAGCATAATCTAAGAATAAAGCAAATCCTGGCCAAGAATGGCTGCCATGGACTCTCAGGAGTCAAGGGGAGCAGCgtgtcccagctcctccaccccTCCAGGAACCTGTAGTGAACTCCAGTTGATTTTCTTTATCATGATTCTCTTGGCAGCTTAGGAATGCTCCAGTCCTCGGGTAGCTGcactggcagggagcagaggggtggAGAGGCCTGTGGCACATCCAGTGCTAATGGCAGTGCTCTGTGATGTCCACCACCACTGCCTTCTTCCAGCTGAAGAAGAAGTAGCCGGTGCCCGCTCCTGCGGCCACGGCGATGCACAGGTAGCCGTTGTAGGTCATGAAGATCAGCATGAGGAAGTAGCTGACCACCACCTGGATGATGTGCAGCACAGTCTGCAGCAGGTGGGGCAAGCTCAGCATCTGctggctgggaacacaaacccaaacaagTCAGCAAATGGAACAGGTGGGAAATGCACATCCCCAAAGagaaagctgccaggacagcccaGCGTGGGCACGGGATGGCACAGAAGGTGAcaccagcctgggcagggactCCTGCATGTGCTGGCACCTGGAGCTACGGTTTTGCTCACAGAGCAAAACAAGCACGGAGCTTGCTGGGAGGACACAACCTTTAGCTGAGAAACAAACAAGCTTCTTTTATCCCCCGCCCTGTTCAAAAGCTGACTGGCTCCTGTTCTGCACAGGAGCCTTGACTACCTGTCAACAAAAGGATCCTGAGTGTTTTCTGTCAGGGTCACCGGATGTAACATCCAAACTCTGCTCCTCAGAACTCCCCCAAATGTGCTCATTACAAAAACCCCAAGCTCATCTGGCTGcttgctgctttcctccttttgcCCCCATCCTCGAgggtgcccaggtgtcccccatCCTCCAGTGCCACGTGGCATCCCAGTCTGGAGCCAGGACACTCTCCAGAGATCAAAACTGCCTGCACAAAGTTTCTTCTGTGCCAGTTCCACCTGCAGAGCTTTGCCTTAGAACGAAGTGCAATCCTTACCCCACGGTTTTGTGTGTCTCCATCAGGATGGTGCCATTGGGGCCGGGCACTGGCATGGAGTTATAGCGGATGCTGACTTGGGATTTACGGAGCAGACACTCCCGGGCAATCTTCAGGCCTTCATAAAACATGGCCAGGAAGAAGACAGCCACAAAAGCACCAGCCATTTCTGACAAGAGAGGAAATATTATTGTCTCTGGGCAAGAGAATGTGTCAGCAGAGTCACTGTGTGATTGAACCCCTCTGTGCCACCCAGGCCATGGCCAGGCTCCGTGTGCATGCACAGATaggtgggaaatgggaatttcatCCAGACGCAGCAATTTCACCcataaagcaaaagcagcaatcACTTTTGCTAATAAAACCAAATTCTTGAACTCTACAAATaactccatttttctttcaccCCACAGATGCCATTTAAACCAGACTCAACACAGCATGTCCACAGATTTTTGGCACAAGTCACAAATTCCTGAAACACGGATCCTGAAACACCAACTGCAAAGCTTTTGTCAGGACTGCACAAGACAGTGTTACTAACCTCCAGGAGAATTGATTGTAAGTCCAGAGAACAGCAATGGCACATTCTCACAGCTGAAGTGGAAAGTCATGGCCTGCCCAAAACACAAAGAACACCAAGATGAGCCTGAAGAGCTCATCCCAAGGAGCTCAAGCAAGGTGTAGCAATGGGGTTTATATAGCAACAAGAACTCAGATTCGTTTGTTTGGTCACCACCTAAACTCCAAGAAACTCTCCAGCAGATCTGGTGTAACACACACAAGTGAGACAGGGatgagatgctccaggcccagctcccaACTCCTtcaggcagccctgggcaggagaCCCTGTCCTTCACAGAACTCCAGGGAAGTGCCTTCTCCTTGCCTTTGGAGCTCCTTTTCCCCCAGCATCAGCAGTCATCAGGGATGTCTCCATGGAGCTCAGCCTTGGCTCCCTATCCCCT includes these proteins:
- the PRPF4 gene encoding U4/U6 small nuclear ribonucleoprotein Prp4, whose protein sequence is MATARAPVARGGARPPEPPKAKAAEEAEAPPAKRAPIFYGSLEEKERERLAKGEAGLLGKEGMKAAMEAGNINISSGEVFDLEDHMSERQAEVLAEFERRKRARQINVSTDDSEVKACLRALGEPITLFGEGPAERRERLRNILSVVGTDALKKTRKDDDRSKKSKEEYQQTWYHEGPRSLKTARLWLANYSLPRAAKRLEEARLLKEIPEATRTSQRQELHKSLRSLNNFCSQIGDDRPLSYCHFSPNSKLLATACWSGLCKLWSVPDCNLVHTLRGHSTNVGAIVFHPKATVSLDKKDVSLASCAADGSVKLWNLESDEPVADIEGHSMRVARVMWHPSGRFLGTTCYDHSWRLWDLEAQEEILHQEGHSKGVYDIAFHTDGSLAGTGGLDAFGRVWDLRTGRCIMFLEGHLKEIYGINFSPNGYHVATGSGDNTCKVWDLRQRKCIYTIPAHQNLVTGVRFEPNHGNFLLTGAYDNTAKIWTHPGWSPLKTLAGHEGKVMGLDISLDGQLIATCSYDRTFKLWTAE
- the SLC31A1 gene encoding high affinity copper uptake protein 1 isoform X2, which produces MSHHMNSSTLPTSHPPEHQHPSTTASGHGHDMMMMAMTFHFSCENVPLLFSGLTINSPGEMAGAFVAVFFLAMFYEGLKIARECLLRKSQVSIRYNSMPVPGPNGTILMETHKTVGQQMLSLPHLLQTVLHIIQVVVSYFLMLIFMTYNGYLCIAVAAGAGTGYFFFSWKKAVVVDITEHCH
- the SLC31A1 gene encoding high affinity copper uptake protein 1 isoform X1; the encoded protein is MTSSVEPTARASEQSCSVCRLLLPSHSIDSTAKQKKDWAWDHKRGASGAGSASSTAGPTFLCAFLNLSVLKMSHHMNSSTLPTSHPPEHQHPSTTASGHGHDMMMMAMTFHFSCENVPLLFSGLTINSPGEMAGAFVAVFFLAMFYEGLKIARECLLRKSQVSIRYNSMPVPGPNGTILMETHKTVGQQMLSLPHLLQTVLHIIQVVVSYFLMLIFMTYNGYLCIAVAAGAGTGYFFFSWKKAVVVDITEHCH
- the CDC26 gene encoding anaphase-promoting complex subunit CDC26, which encodes MLRRKPTRLELKLDDIEEFESVRKELESRRKQRDEAEAAAGGEEAAAIGALGTEHKSREQLINDRIGYKPQPKAGGRTAHFGTFEF